In the Arachis hypogaea cultivar Tifrunner chromosome 20, arahy.Tifrunner.gnm2.J5K5, whole genome shotgun sequence genome, TTGGTTCATGGGGTGGCCCAATTTTTTGAACCTTTTTGGAATTATGCTTTCTTAACATGTGAACCTTTTTGTGCGTATGTGTGTGTGCGCGCGCAGCTCATTAAGGAATTGGGAGCTCCAGTTGAATATATTGTCCTCCCTACTTTTGCATATGAACACAAAATATTTGTTGGTCCGTTTTCTCGGAAATTCCCCCGTGCTCAGGTATGGGTGGCGCCGAGGCAATGGAGTTGGCCGTTGAACTTGCCATTGGAATTCTTAGGCATTTTTCGTGCTAAAACATTGAAAGACGAGGATTCATCCGCTCCTTGGGCTGGTGAAATAGAGCAAAAAGTTCTAAGCTCACCAGAAGTTGGTAATGATCATCCGCTGTCGCATGTTTTCTAGACATTCTCTTTATAAATCCACAAGTTTTTTCATTTCCTCTCTTATCTATCAGGAATTGGTCCTTACGTCGAAGTAGCTTTCTATCACAAGCCTTCAAGAACACTATTGGTGACAGATGCTGTTATTTTCGTTCCGAGACAGCCACCGGAGTGTATAAACAAAGAATCACTGTTAGCATCTGCTAAAAATGGTTTGGCTGTAAAAATTCTCAGTAAAGGGAAAGAGGTACCGAACGAACCCGTAGTTGACAACAAGACGAACAGGCAAAAAGGTCGGCATCTTTTCCCTCCCACACTTGCAGAATGCATACTACTTTCATTTGAGGTTGAATTTAAATCCTATAGCTTTACTCTGCAGGATGGGAAAGAATGGTTCTACAAATCTTGTTTCTTGGTCCATCGAATCTTTTAGAACCTAATGCTAGCTTTGCACAGATGTCGCAGAAACTGATTGTTTCACCAATTGTGAAGACACTAGTCTTCAGCAAAGTTCCTGAAAAGGTAATTCTCTTTCTGAAGTATCATTTGTTTTATTTGAATATCCTAAATTCTTAATCTTGTTACCTGATATATAGCTACCAATTTATAAACTGCTCAACCTTGTGTTATTTTCTATAGGTGGTTATGATTATGATAGACACATAAATTGAATAGTCTTGATGTTTCAAAAGTATCTTTTACTGGGAAAAAGGTGACTACTCACATGAAGATGTCTTTATGTAAAGATGGTAGTTAAGATGTTGACACGTATTATATTGAGCAGTTTAGTCAAATATAACAAACTATCTATTGGTTTTCAACTATCGTTTTCACATAAAGACATCTTTGTGTGAGTATAAGTATTTGCAATGTAGGGAACCATAGGCAAAGTTCACTCCACCTCCTTTTTACACCCTTGCATTCAGACTCCGACACGTTTGTTGTTGTGACTTGTAAGACAAGTAAGCCTGAGAGATGTGTTTGTTGGTATTTTCGAGTTTTGGATTCAGAACTTGTGTTCACTGTTATCCAGGTTAGAGAGTGGGTTGATAGAATCTCGCGAGATTGGAGGTTCAAGAGAATTATCCCTGCTCATTTTGCAGCTCCAATAAATGCAAGCCGGTCCGATTTCCGGGCGGCGTTCGCATTCTTGGACGAGTTCTTGGTCGATACCAACCCCACTTGGCCATCACTTTCCCTTCTATTCTCTTCAGTCATGGGAAAAGCTGCCAGCTATTTCCCTCCGGACGACATGAGGACCTTATCGTCCCTCGATCAGTTCTTAGTTTCGGTTGGGGCTGTGAAGAAAACCGTTTCAGGCCGGAAACGGTGAAATACCATTGCTAATACTAATACTGGTTAACCttaaatatatatagtttttcTAAGTTGATTGTTAAGGAAGAtgttaatatttgaatttttggAATATATAGGAAGATATATTGTAAAATCAGAGATTTTTCTTGCATGAAAATCTTGAAGAGATAAATAGATTTACATGCATGATCATAGTAGGATTTGTTCATTTCATATCAGCATAAACCCAAATATACTAAACACCCAACAGGTTCCATGCATTCTACTTTTCAGTTTTGTGTTTAAAAACTGCACCTCTTCCAACCAATTTGTTTTGGTATAGTGGTTAAGTTCATTAGTCCGATTAAGTCTGTTTTGTGACCTATTGGCCAgcaacaaatttttaaagtttaattactctgtcgGTATCTATAGttctactaaatttttaattaggtctctatatttttttttcttttcgcttGAGTCCCTATACCgtatcagattttgtaattaagtttctGTCTTGACAAAAACGTTAGAATTaatgaaatatttcattaaacAAAACGAATATGACTAATATTTGACTGAATATTCTGTatagtttaacagaatattctgttaattcgTTTTTGTTACAGTAGGGATTTAGTTACAAAATTTGATATAGTATAggatccaattaaaaagaaaaaaaagtatagaaatttaattaaaaatttaataaaattatagaaattggcagaataattaaactaatttttaaatagagtttagacccacaggcatttgtcctttggaaaaccaaaaaaaaaaaagaccgcACCTCTTGTAATTTGGGCTTCATTCTGGCCCAAGTTCGTTTGTATTCAACTCTGATAACAGATTTAAAAAAACAATCTATaccaaaaacaaattttaaaaaaaaagcacACATAGAAAGGTTTGGCTTAGTCACTAATAACCAAACATGAATGTTTGTCTTCATAAAGTTAATTTCTCTCTGTGTAGAACATTGAATGTGGCATACATGTTGAGAATAATGattaaacaatataaattttgttgaattgaattgaagtaaTGTGGCCTACTCTTCCGTTTaagttttctttttattattattattgttacgcTTTTCCAATTGACA is a window encoding:
- the LOC112782455 gene encoding uncharacterized protein isoform X1; amino-acid sequence: MVAATIAVSSPKSTILQNPIYLGDSSSSFYRGSLKGLFLHHVKPSQQQQQRRELTNLVVASTATPTSTVTKSNSNGSSGRFYFNFTGFPFPLGPFLNRRTIRTEAVKGCIWLFEQEQALGFSSVSTNIRMTVIKLKSGGLWIHAPIAPTDECIQLIKELGAPVEYIVLPTFAYEHKIFVGPFSRKFPRAQVWVAPRQWSWPLNLPLEFLGIFRAKTLKDEDSSAPWAGEIEQKVLSSPEVGIGPYVEVAFYHKPSRTLLVTDAVIFVPRQPPECINKESLLASAKNGLAVKILSKGKEVPNEPVVDNKTNRQKGWERMVLQILFLGPSNLLEPNASFAQMSQKLIVSPIVKTLVFSKVPEKVREWVDRISRDWRFKRIIPAHFAAPINASRSDFRAAFAFLDEFLVDTNPTWPSLSLLFSSVMGKAASYFPPDDMRTLSSLDQFLVSVGAVKKTVSGRKR
- the LOC112782455 gene encoding uncharacterized protein isoform X2, encoding MVAATIAVSSPKSTILQNPIYLGDSSSSFYRGSLKGLFLHHVKPSQQQQQRRELTNLVVASTATPTSTVTKSNSNGSSGRFYFNFTGFPFPLGPFLNRRTIRTEAVKGCIWLFEQEQALGFSSVSTNIRMTVIKLKSGGLWIHAPIAPTDECIQLIKELGAPVEYIVLPTFAYEHKIFVGPFSRKFPRAQVWVAPRQWSWPLNLPLEFLGIFRAKTLKDEDSSAPWAGEIEQKVLSSPEVGIGPYVEVAFYHKPSRTLLVTDAVIFVPRQPPECINKESLLASAKNGLAVKILSKGKEVPNEPVVDNKTNRQKGWERMVLQILFLGPSNLLEPNASFAQMSQKLIVSPIVKTLVFSKVPEKVVMIMIDT